A genomic window from Caldicellulosiruptor kronotskyensis 2002 includes:
- a CDS encoding glycosyltransferase family 4 protein gives MKIGIDGRAAKWYRGSGIGTYTYQLLNYIKKLDKENEYLIIWPDSCETEFVLAQNININLLPQQIDKFWEEIMIKEIILQNDIDIYHVPQNGIGLPLSKKCSYIITLHDIIPFRLPETVGPGYLRIFRDVVPKIIKITDCIITVSEFSKKDICEYFDIHPSKVFVTYLAAEDIYKPLPEDEVKNFLSQKFNIDFPYILYVGGFSPRKNLKRLVKAYSLIREKIEHIHLVIPGKFSRSYEEIKNLVENLKLTSHVHFLSYVDVEFMPYIYNGALLFVYPSLYEGFGLPPLEAMACKVPTIVSNTTCLPEVLKDAALYVDPYSEEDIAQKILLVLENVELRNQLAQKGYFLSKSYSWEKTVMNTLKIYQQIFSLKY, from the coding sequence ATGAAAATTGGTATTGATGGTAGAGCTGCTAAATGGTATAGAGGTTCCGGTATTGGCACATACACCTATCAGCTTTTAAATTATATCAAAAAACTCGACAAAGAAAATGAATATTTAATAATTTGGCCTGATAGCTGCGAAACAGAATTTGTACTTGCACAGAATATAAACATCAACCTTCTTCCTCAGCAGATAGATAAGTTCTGGGAAGAAATTATGATAAAAGAGATTATACTTCAAAATGATATTGATATATATCATGTCCCTCAAAATGGCATTGGGCTTCCTCTGTCTAAAAAGTGCAGTTACATTATTACTCTGCATGACATAATTCCTTTCAGGCTTCCTGAAACAGTTGGACCGGGCTATTTGAGAATATTTAGAGATGTCGTCCCAAAAATTATAAAAATAACCGACTGCATCATCACTGTATCTGAGTTTTCCAAAAAAGATATTTGCGAATACTTCGACATCCATCCATCAAAAGTATTTGTAACATATTTAGCAGCAGAAGACATATACAAGCCATTACCAGAAGATGAAGTCAAAAACTTTCTTTCGCAAAAATTTAACATTGATTTTCCATACATCCTTTATGTAGGTGGTTTTTCGCCGAGGAAAAATCTTAAAAGATTGGTCAAAGCTTATTCCTTAATAAGAGAAAAAATCGAGCACATCCATCTTGTTATACCGGGGAAGTTCAGCAGAAGTTATGAGGAAATAAAAAATCTGGTTGAAAATCTTAAGCTCACTTCCCACGTACATTTTCTTTCTTATGTGGATGTAGAATTTATGCCATATATATACAACGGTGCTTTGCTTTTTGTATATCCATCACTGTACGAAGGGTTTGGTCTTCCACCACTTGAGGCAATGGCTTGCAAAGTCCCGACTATAGTAAGCAACACAACTTGTCTACCTGAAGTTTTAAAGGATGCTGCTCTGTATGTTGACCCTTATTCCGAAGAAGACATTGCTCAAAAAATACTGCTTGTATTAGAAAATGTAGAGCTGCGAAATCAGCTTGCTCAAAAGGGTTATTTTCTTTCAAAAAGTTATAGCTGGGAAAAAACAGTTATGAATACTTTGAAAATTTACCAGCAAATTTTTTCCTTGAAATATTAA
- a CDS encoding RluA family pseudouridine synthase produces MTVNFVVDKELAGVKVEKAIKKKYPTIPMSVIFKMLRRGEIIVSFLPAQKGQVLRFGDTVSFEIEDRFLEHKKEEILKVYEDDNIVVIDKPYGIPSHPDSNNEYSVVSWIEDNYSNKEELPQLCHRLDRNTAGLMIIAKNRQVLSEMLKYMSRRAIIKKYLCITKKADLPESGVLVHYLKKDSKKSKVYISDFPQDGYSEVVTAYKIVRQKDDLQLVDVEIKTGKTHQIRAQLAHIGLCILGDSKYGDWKLNKKYKADMQALCAYYLKFEIGKKGILRYLDGQKIVKETVEFPVDIEGFSSINVYKERGLEI; encoded by the coding sequence GTGACGGTGAATTTTGTTGTTGATAAAGAGCTGGCAGGGGTAAAAGTGGAAAAAGCCATAAAAAAGAAATATCCTACAATTCCAATGAGTGTAATTTTTAAAATGCTCAGGAGAGGAGAAATTATTGTAAGTTTTCTTCCTGCTCAAAAAGGACAGGTTTTGAGGTTTGGAGATACAGTGAGTTTTGAGATAGAAGATAGATTTTTGGAGCACAAAAAAGAGGAGATTCTTAAAGTGTACGAGGATGACAACATTGTTGTAATTGACAAACCATACGGAATTCCATCACATCCAGATTCGAACAATGAGTACTCTGTTGTCAGCTGGATAGAAGATAATTATTCCAATAAAGAAGAGCTTCCTCAGCTTTGTCACAGGCTTGACAGGAATACAGCAGGACTTATGATCATTGCAAAAAATAGACAAGTTTTAAGCGAGATGTTAAAATATATGAGTAGAAGGGCAATTATAAAGAAGTATTTATGTATAACTAAAAAAGCTGATTTGCCAGAAAGTGGAGTGCTTGTTCACTATCTTAAAAAAGATTCAAAAAAGAGCAAAGTATATATTTCTGACTTTCCACAAGATGGCTATTCAGAAGTGGTGACAGCATATAAGATTGTAAGACAAAAAGATGACTTGCAGCTTGTAGATGTTGAAATCAAGACAGGTAAAACCCATCAAATCAGAGCGCAGCTTGCGCACATTGGGCTTTGCATCTTGGGTGACAGCAAGTATGGTGATTGGAAGCTAAATAAAAAGTACAAGGCAGATATGCAGGCCTTGTGTGCTTATTATCTTAAATTTGAGATTGGGAAGAAAGGTATTTTAAGGTATTTGGATGGTCAAAAGATAGTAAAAGAGACAGTAGAATTCCCGGTTGATATCGAAGGTTTTTCTTCAATAAACGTATATAAAGAAAGAGGGCTGGAGATATGA